One Tautonia rosea genomic window, TCTCGCAATGAGGGGAGGATCGTCGGTCCAAAGTGGAAATTTAGACAGCATGGTGAGTCGGGCCAGTGGGTGAGCGACCTGTTTCCTCACCTGGCCGGGTGTGCCGACGATTTGGCGTTCATCAAGTCGATGACGGCCGATAGCCCGCTGCATGGCTCTGCAATGCTGCAAATGAACTCAGGGAAGATTCTGAGCGGCAGTCCTTGCCTGGGAAGCTGGGTCACGTACGGGCTCGGTTCCGAGAATGAGAATCTCCCGGGATTCGTGGTCATGCTCGACCCGATCGGTGGGCCAATCTCAGGGGCAAAAAACTGGTCGAGCGGGTACATGCCCTCGACGTATCAAGGAACGATCCTGCGATCTCAAGGTGATCCGATCGTTGATCTTAGCCGCCCTGATGGTATGAGTGATGCGGTTCAGCGGCGGTTGATCGACACTCTGAACGAATACAACGCGGATCATCTTGCTGCGCGTGCGGATCAGTCGGACCTGGCTGCCCGAATTTCCAGTTTCGAACTGGCCTACAAGATGCAAATGGCGGCACCGGAGGCGACCGAGATCCAGGGGGAAACGGAGGAAACACAGCACCTTTACGGGATTGACGATCCGAAGACCGAGAATTTTGGCCGTCGCTGTTTGCTGGCTCGCCGGTTGGTGGAACGAGGCGTCCGCTTTGTCCAAATTTACGCTGGAGGGGCCCACAACGACGATAACTGGGACGCACACACCGACATTGAAGCCAATCACAACTTTCACTGTGGACGGACCGACAAGCCCATCGCCGGCCTGCTGACCGACCTCAAACGTCGCGGTCTTCTTGATGAGACCTTGATTGTCTGGGGAGGCGAATTCGGTCGTCAGCCGACAGCTGAATATGACAAGGGAACCGGGCGCGATCACAACTCCTACGGCTTCACCATGTGGATGGCTGGTGGTGGTGTGAAGGGAGGGACTTCCGTTGGCGAGACCGACGATCTTGGGTCAGCCGCGGTGCGCGATCGCTTTCATGTGAAGCATCTCCACGCGACGATTCTGAATCAACTTGGCCTCGATCCGGATCGCCTCAGCTTCTTTTACGGTGGTCTCGACCAGACCCTGGTGGGAGTGGAAGGGGCCGACCCCATTCGAGCGATCATCTGATCCTTGTGTTCGATTCAAGGGCCTGTTGTGCGCATTATGTCCGTGCTATCCAACAATGGTTCCAGACGGATTGCGCTCTCTTGCAGGTCCCTGGCAAA contains:
- a CDS encoding DUF1501 domain-containing protein, with product MNHTNRPRGSFCGRTRREFIWQTGLGFTSLGLIDLLSRDGFFSNSVQADSGNRTNYVNPMAPKAPHFTPKAKSVIFLFMYGGPSHVDTFDYKPDLVRLDGQTIAVKTKGRAGSRNEGRIVGPKWKFRQHGESGQWVSDLFPHLAGCADDLAFIKSMTADSPLHGSAMLQMNSGKILSGSPCLGSWVTYGLGSENENLPGFVVMLDPIGGPISGAKNWSSGYMPSTYQGTILRSQGDPIVDLSRPDGMSDAVQRRLIDTLNEYNADHLAARADQSDLAARISSFELAYKMQMAAPEATEIQGETEETQHLYGIDDPKTENFGRRCLLARRLVERGVRFVQIYAGGAHNDDNWDAHTDIEANHNFHCGRTDKPIAGLLTDLKRRGLLDETLIVWGGEFGRQPTAEYDKGTGRDHNSYGFTMWMAGGGVKGGTSVGETDDLGSAAVRDRFHVKHLHATILNQLGLDPDRLSFFYGGLDQTLVGVEGADPIRAII